One Gemmatimonadaceae bacterium genomic window carries:
- a CDS encoding 2,3,4,5-tetrahydropyridine-2,6-dicarboxylate N-succinyltransferase gives MAFSLTELEARLTDPLILDSGCPLPSDAQHVFDHAIALLERGEIRAARRDADGQWHAVPWVKRAILLGFRIGRVVEMSTGGPFHFLDKHTFPTRDFRVDHQVRIVPGGSTVRRGAYLAPNVVCMPPMYVNVGAWVGRGTMIDSHALVGSCAQIGERVHLSAAAQIGGVLEPINASPVIIEDDVIVGGNCGVYEGTVVRTRAVLGAGVILTRGTPVYDLVRETVHRATADRPLEIPEGAVVVPGARRVSSAFGEREGLSLQTPVIVKYRDDRTDAATALEAWLR, from the coding sequence ATGGCTTTCTCACTCACTGAACTGGAAGCGCGACTCACCGATCCGTTGATACTCGACAGCGGGTGCCCGCTACCGTCCGACGCGCAACACGTGTTCGATCATGCCATTGCGCTCCTGGAGCGCGGCGAGATCCGCGCCGCCAGGCGCGATGCGGATGGACAATGGCATGCAGTCCCGTGGGTCAAACGCGCCATCCTGCTGGGGTTTCGCATTGGCCGGGTGGTGGAGATGTCGACGGGCGGGCCGTTTCACTTCCTGGACAAGCACACGTTTCCCACGCGGGACTTTCGCGTCGATCACCAGGTACGCATCGTGCCGGGAGGATCAACCGTGCGACGCGGTGCCTATCTGGCGCCAAACGTGGTGTGCATGCCACCCATGTACGTGAATGTCGGGGCCTGGGTGGGTCGCGGCACGATGATCGATTCGCACGCGCTCGTGGGTTCGTGCGCGCAGATCGGGGAGCGCGTGCATTTGAGTGCTGCCGCACAAATTGGTGGCGTGCTGGAGCCGATCAATGCGTCGCCGGTGATTATCGAGGATGACGTCATCGTCGGCGGGAACTGCGGGGTGTATGAGGGGACCGTCGTGCGTACTCGCGCGGTCCTGGGCGCCGGAGTCATCCTCACGCGCGGAACGCCGGTGTATGATCTTGTCCGCGAGACCGTGCATCGCGCGACAGCCGACCGACCGCTCGAGATCCCAGAGGGCGCGGTAGTGGTGCCGGGGGCGCGCCGTGTCAGTTCCGCGTTTGGAGAACGTGAGGGACTGTCCCTGCAGACGCCGGTCATTGTGAAGTACCGCGATGATCGCACTGACGCGGCTACAGCGCTCGAGGCGTGGCTCCGCTGA
- a CDS encoding 4-hydroxy-tetrahydrodipicolinate synthase, translating to MTPHRLHGCGTALVTPFTADGTVDEVALRAFVEWQVRDGVHFVVPCGSTGEAVTLSPVEHRRVIEITVEQVNGRVPVVAGAGSNDTQKAIALSREAKAAGATHLLHVTPMYNKPPQRALLAHFRAIADACDLPIVLYNVPGRTAINLDVRTCLSLAQDPRFVAVKEASGNLAQITEIIRERPEGFAVLSGDDGFTLAVMAHGGEGVISVVSNAVPHLTASLCKAMARGDLADARRLDERLAPVVHAAFIESNPIPVKAMLHMQGRMENVLRLPLVPLSDVHHDTVHRALASANAL from the coding sequence ATGACCCCACATCGGTTGCATGGATGCGGCACGGCGCTGGTGACGCCGTTCACCGCGGACGGCACGGTCGACGAAGTGGCGTTGCGCGCGTTTGTCGAATGGCAGGTCCGCGACGGCGTGCACTTTGTGGTGCCCTGCGGATCGACCGGTGAGGCCGTTACGCTCAGTCCAGTCGAACATCGACGGGTTATCGAGATAACGGTGGAGCAGGTGAATGGGCGCGTGCCGGTCGTCGCGGGCGCGGGGTCCAACGACACGCAGAAGGCCATCGCGCTGTCACGCGAGGCGAAGGCGGCCGGTGCGACCCATCTGCTGCACGTGACGCCGATGTACAACAAGCCGCCGCAGCGTGCCCTGCTGGCGCATTTTCGCGCCATCGCCGACGCGTGCGACCTGCCGATTGTGCTCTACAACGTGCCGGGGCGCACCGCGATCAACCTGGACGTGCGCACATGCTTGTCGCTGGCGCAGGATCCGCGTTTCGTCGCCGTCAAGGAGGCTTCCGGCAATCTGGCACAGATCACGGAGATCATTCGCGAGCGTCCCGAAGGATTCGCCGTGTTGTCGGGCGACGACGGGTTCACGCTGGCGGTCATGGCGCACGGCGGCGAAGGGGTCATTTCGGTGGTGTCCAACGCGGTGCCGCACCTCACGGCGTCGCTGTGCAAGGCCATGGCGCGCGGTGACCTGGCCGACGCGCGTCGGCTGGACGAGCGACTCGCTCCGGTTGTTCATGCGGCATTCATCGAATCGAATCCCATCCCGGTGAAGGCCATGCTGCATATGCAGGGGCGGATGGAGAACGTGCTGCGCCTGCCGCTGGTCCCCTTGTCCGACGTGCATCATGATACCGTGCATCGTGCCCTCGCTTCCGCCAACGCGCTCTAG
- a CDS encoding 4-hydroxy-tetrahydrodipicolinate reductase, with product MTNANVRVALVGMGRMGRALDALAPERGLDVVARLDAPEMQRGLSLGDLRDAQVAIEFTQPESAVSNARALLALGCPVVIGTTGWTAQREALDAAIAEYQCAALTSPNFSLGVQLFLAFAEDAARRLRDVSAFDAHIVETHHAAKLDAPSGTALALGARLANGLGHDVPMTSVRVGSVPGTHEVIFDAPFEQIRLVHEARDRRVFADGALAAARWLAVGRLPALYSMQDVLATSANPRHGTGA from the coding sequence GTGACCAACGCCAACGTGCGGGTTGCCCTTGTTGGCATGGGACGCATGGGCCGCGCGCTTGACGCGCTCGCACCCGAGCGTGGCCTTGATGTCGTGGCCCGGCTGGATGCGCCGGAGATGCAACGCGGATTGTCGCTGGGCGATCTGCGCGACGCTCAGGTGGCCATCGAGTTCACGCAACCCGAGTCGGCCGTCAGCAATGCGCGGGCGCTGCTGGCGCTGGGATGCCCGGTGGTGATTGGCACCACGGGCTGGACGGCGCAACGCGAAGCGCTGGACGCTGCTATTGCGGAGTATCAGTGCGCGGCGCTGACGTCGCCGAACTTTTCGCTGGGCGTCCAGTTGTTTCTCGCCTTCGCCGAGGACGCCGCACGGCGCCTGCGTGATGTGTCGGCGTTCGACGCGCATATCGTGGAAACCCATCACGCGGCCAAGCTGGACGCACCGTCCGGGACCGCGCTGGCGCTCGGCGCGCGTTTGGCGAATGGACTCGGACATGACGTGCCGATGACGAGCGTGCGCGTCGGTTCCGTCCCGGGCACGCATGAAGTCATATTCGATGCCCCGTTCGAGCAGATTCGACTGGTGCACGAAGCGCGGGATCGGCGCGTGTTCGCGGACGGGGCGCTGGCGGCCGCGCGGTGGCTTGCGGTGGGTCGTTTGCCAGCGCTGTATTCGATGCAGGATGTCCTCGCGACGTCCGCGAACCCTCGGCATGGAACGGGTGCATGA
- the lysC gene encoding lysine-sensitive aspartokinase 3: MIVCKFGGTSVQDAASIDRAVAIIRGKATRQPIVVVSALGGATNQLLEIAHKAAAAELLVALQLTEQLRDRHLREAAALLAGSPEADEIATEISAGFDELAHLAEAFRTLGYLTPRSLDTVAAIGELLSSQIVAAAFRHRGLPAVFVDARDVMKTNDFFTRAEPDLAEIERAAEQRLVPLVQRGQIPVMGGFVGSAPGRVTTTLGRGGSDFSASLVGAAVQAEAIEIWTDVDGMLTADPRIVPEARLIERIRFDEAAELASFGAKVLHPSTIAPAVQRGIPVYVFNSRRPEGRGTMIAFDAPRMAVRAIAGKRNTTVIKLRSARMLLAPGFLRRVFQVFETHRTSIDVVATSEVSISVTLDDPSNLDAVVADLMQFGDVAVERHRGIVAIVGAGIADGGGALADAIAALGPIPVYMASLSATGINFTLVIDDAEVVPAMQRLHHTFFGNVA, encoded by the coding sequence GTGATCGTTTGCAAGTTCGGCGGCACGTCCGTGCAGGATGCGGCGTCGATCGATCGGGCGGTTGCCATCATCCGCGGCAAGGCGACGCGTCAACCGATTGTCGTGGTGTCGGCGCTGGGCGGGGCGACGAATCAGCTGTTGGAGATCGCGCACAAGGCGGCGGCGGCGGAACTATTGGTTGCGCTGCAACTCACCGAACAGCTTCGAGACCGACACCTGCGTGAGGCGGCGGCCCTACTCGCCGGTTCACCCGAAGCCGATGAGATTGCCACTGAGATCAGCGCTGGGTTTGACGAGTTGGCGCATTTGGCCGAGGCCTTTCGCACGCTGGGCTACCTCACGCCTCGTTCGCTGGATACGGTGGCGGCCATTGGAGAGTTGCTGTCTTCGCAAATTGTCGCGGCGGCTTTTCGGCATCGCGGACTACCCGCCGTCTTCGTCGATGCGCGCGATGTGATGAAGACCAACGATTTCTTCACGCGCGCCGAGCCCGATCTGGCCGAAATCGAGCGGGCCGCCGAGCAGCGGCTGGTGCCGTTGGTGCAGCGCGGCCAGATACCGGTCATGGGTGGCTTCGTGGGCTCGGCCCCTGGTCGCGTCACCACAACCCTTGGCCGCGGCGGGTCCGACTTCTCGGCGTCGCTGGTCGGTGCGGCCGTGCAGGCCGAGGCCATCGAAATCTGGACCGATGTGGACGGCATGCTCACGGCTGATCCGCGAATTGTCCCCGAGGCGCGACTCATCGAGCGCATTCGATTCGACGAGGCCGCGGAGCTTGCCTCGTTCGGTGCCAAGGTGCTGCACCCCAGCACGATTGCGCCTGCCGTTCAGCGTGGCATTCCGGTGTACGTGTTCAATTCGCGCCGTCCGGAAGGGCGGGGCACCATGATCGCCTTCGATGCACCGCGCATGGCGGTGCGCGCCATCGCGGGTAAGCGTAACACCACCGTCATCAAGCTGCGCTCGGCGCGCATGTTGCTGGCCCCCGGTTTTCTGCGGCGCGTGTTCCAGGTGTTCGAAACACATCGCACGTCCATCGACGTGGTGGCAACGTCGGAAGTATCCATTTCGGTCACGCTGGACGATCCGTCCAATCTCGATGCAGTCGTCGCCGATCTGATGCAGTTCGGAGACGTCGCGGTTGAGCGGCATCGAGGAATCGTCGCGATTGTCGGGGCCGGCATCGCCGACGGCGGTGGCGCACTGGCGGACGCGATTGCTGCCTTGGGGCCGATCCCCGTGTACATGGCGTCGCTGAGTGCGACCGGGATCAACTTCACTTTGGTGATTGATGATGCCGAGGTGGTGCCGGCCATGCAGCGACTGCACCACACGTTCTTTGGCAACGTGGCGTGA
- the asd gene encoding aspartate-semialdehyde dehydrogenase, with the protein MTLASNPPATRWPVAVLGATGAVGQAFIRLLAGHPWFDLVEVAASERSAGKSYREASRWLEGPLSDTVANLTVLPCDPTAVRAPIVFSALDSGVAGDVEAAFAAAGRLVLSNAKNYRMAPDVPLVIPEVNGDHLGLLTRQRRERGWPGGIVTNANCAVTVVAMALAPLHAAFGVRKLFVSTMQAVSGAGYPGVPSLDILGNVIPYIGDEEPKIETEITKLLGSFDGAAIVPADIITSAHANRVPVEHGHTVCMSVSFDRRPTPEDALQALRSWTGVEAVRGLPSAPSPVLIVRDEPDRPQPRRDGPSGRGMAVTIGRVRTDPLFDLRLVAMAHNVIRGAAGGSILNAELLVATGQLAGLAAT; encoded by the coding sequence ATGACACTCGCTTCGAACCCGCCCGCCACGCGCTGGCCCGTCGCCGTGCTCGGTGCCACCGGTGCTGTAGGCCAGGCCTTCATCCGCTTGCTGGCCGGACACCCGTGGTTCGATCTGGTGGAAGTTGCCGCCTCCGAGCGGAGCGCCGGAAAGTCGTATCGCGAGGCGTCGCGTTGGCTTGAGGGCCCGCTATCCGACACGGTCGCCAACCTCACGGTGCTGCCGTGCGATCCGACAGCGGTTCGTGCGCCCATCGTATTCTCGGCGCTCGACTCGGGTGTCGCCGGCGATGTGGAAGCCGCGTTCGCCGCGGCAGGTCGATTGGTGCTGAGTAACGCGAAGAACTACCGCATGGCGCCCGACGTGCCATTGGTGATTCCCGAAGTGAATGGCGATCACCTGGGGCTGCTGACGCGACAGCGCCGTGAACGCGGGTGGCCCGGTGGCATTGTGACCAACGCGAATTGCGCGGTGACCGTCGTGGCCATGGCCTTGGCACCGCTGCATGCGGCGTTTGGCGTGCGCAAGCTGTTCGTGTCAACCATGCAAGCGGTCTCGGGGGCCGGATATCCCGGCGTGCCGTCGCTGGACATTCTTGGCAACGTGATTCCCTACATTGGCGACGAAGAGCCGAAGATCGAAACCGAGATCACGAAACTCCTCGGATCGTTCGACGGCGCAGCCATCGTTCCCGCCGACATTATCACCAGTGCGCACGCGAACCGCGTGCCGGTGGAGCACGGTCACACGGTGTGTATGTCGGTGTCGTTTGACCGACGTCCGACGCCGGAGGACGCCCTGCAGGCGCTGCGGAGCTGGACGGGCGTGGAAGCCGTGCGCGGACTCCCCAGCGCACCCTCTCCGGTGCTCATCGTGCGTGACGAACCCGATCGCCCGCAACCTCGGCGAGACGGGCCCTCGGGCCGGGGGATGGCCGTGACCATCGGACGCGTGCGCACCGACCCGCTGTTCGATTTGCGGTTGGTGGCCATGGCGCACAACGTCATTCGCGGCGCCGCCGGCGGTTCGATTCTCAATGCCGAACTGCTGGTGGCTACGGGACAGTTGGCGGGGCTCGCGGCGACGTGA
- a CDS encoding M20/M25/M40 family metallo-hydrolase, giving the protein MSDVVALASELLSLESTTGREKDAVDFVARWLISRGWNVTLQEVEPQRSNVWATRRGGGVTLSTHLDTVPPFVAPRLEGNRLYGRGACDAKGIAAAMLIAAQRLADAGEERVDLLFVVGEEKSSPGARAANRLPATSKWLVNGEPTESKLASGGKGAQRVIVRVRGREAHSAYAHLGSSALEPLMDLLPKLRTLALPVDPILGATTYNIGVLRAGTEANVVPGLAEAEIMIRLVGDVAPVREAFAAWAGDRAELVWGSHIPAQHFHVIPGFDVEPVAYTSDIPLLDRWGTPLLFGPGSIHVAHTPIEYIDTHELEASVDAYERIVHALLA; this is encoded by the coding sequence ATGTCAGACGTCGTCGCCCTCGCCTCGGAACTGCTGTCGCTGGAATCCACCACCGGTCGCGAAAAAGACGCGGTGGATTTTGTTGCCCGCTGGCTGATCTCCCGCGGATGGAACGTGACGCTGCAGGAAGTCGAACCGCAGCGATCCAACGTGTGGGCCACTCGACGTGGCGGCGGCGTGACGCTGTCCACGCATCTCGACACGGTGCCGCCGTTCGTGGCACCGCGACTCGAGGGCAATCGGCTGTATGGCCGCGGTGCCTGTGATGCCAAAGGCATAGCCGCCGCCATGCTCATTGCCGCGCAGCGTTTGGCGGACGCCGGTGAAGAACGGGTGGATCTCCTGTTTGTGGTGGGCGAAGAGAAGAGTTCGCCGGGTGCGCGCGCTGCGAATCGACTGCCGGCCACCAGCAAGTGGCTGGTGAACGGCGAGCCCACTGAGAGCAAGTTGGCCTCCGGCGGCAAAGGCGCGCAGCGCGTCATTGTGCGCGTGCGCGGCCGCGAGGCGCACTCGGCCTACGCGCATCTTGGCAGCAGCGCACTCGAGCCACTGATGGACTTGCTGCCCAAACTGCGGACACTGGCCTTGCCCGTGGACCCGATTCTGGGCGCCACGACGTACAACATCGGCGTGCTGCGCGCGGGTACCGAGGCCAATGTCGTGCCGGGTCTCGCCGAAGCGGAAATCATGATTCGACTGGTAGGTGATGTAGCGCCCGTGCGCGAGGCCTTCGCCGCGTGGGCCGGTGATCGGGCCGAGTTGGTGTGGGGATCCCACATTCCGGCGCAGCACTTTCATGTGATTCCGGGTTTCGACGTGGAGCCGGTCGCCTACACCAGTGATATTCCGTTGCTTGATCGATGGGGGACTCCGTTGCTGTTCGGACCGGGCTCCATTCACGTGGCGCACACGCCCATCGAGTACATCGACACTCACGAGCTCGAAGCGTCCGTGGACGCCTACGAGCGCATCGTCCACGCTCTCCTCGCATGA
- the recN gene encoding DNA repair protein RecN — protein MLIELRLRNVAVIDAVTLPLSEGLNVLTGETGAGKSLIVGALGMLLGERAASDRVRAGTEKATVEGVFELKSGDGVRAVLDARGIESDDDLLVLKREIGANGRSRAWINGTTVTASLLADIGALLVSVHGQHDSRQLLEPEHQRDILDAFVGAEAEKRQVADAYAHRSALVARERELEARRKDAERRADYLRFVVGEIDGARPVVGEDEALDADIRRLSHAEELRTTASQAASAISGDEHAALGRLGTVRRALAALARIDPETERWQGVFDGAVYSLDELSRELEGYAESIDADPERLRRLGARRDVLNGLLRKHGPTLADVVSTWQRAREELDLVDGGALDLRAIAESRAAADGALAEAAANLSRRRTAGATQLGVAVASLLPELGMPDGRFELSLTTLDAIGESGAESVGFLAALNAGSDLRPLHRIASGGELSRVMLALSTVLARLQRVPTLVFDEVDAGIGGAIAWQVGALMRRVAGHHQVLAISHLAQIAARAHHHVVVRKGAVGTVTTADTSVVHDEFRVLEIARMLGGDADREVSRAHARELLERGRVDEPSLPAATRRTAAQRRGKPV, from the coding sequence ATGCTCATTGAGCTGCGCCTGCGCAACGTGGCCGTCATCGATGCCGTCACGTTGCCGTTGTCCGAAGGGCTCAACGTGCTCACTGGGGAGACCGGGGCAGGGAAGTCGCTGATTGTCGGCGCACTGGGCATGCTGCTCGGTGAACGGGCCGCGTCGGATCGTGTGCGTGCCGGCACTGAGAAGGCCACGGTCGAAGGGGTCTTCGAGCTCAAAAGCGGGGACGGCGTGCGCGCCGTGCTCGACGCGCGCGGCATTGAGTCGGATGACGATCTGCTGGTGCTGAAACGGGAAATCGGTGCGAATGGGCGCTCTCGTGCCTGGATCAACGGCACCACCGTGACCGCGTCGCTCCTCGCGGACATCGGTGCGCTGTTGGTGAGTGTGCACGGCCAGCACGACTCACGACAACTGCTCGAGCCGGAGCATCAGCGCGATATCCTCGACGCGTTCGTAGGGGCCGAGGCGGAGAAACGGCAGGTGGCCGACGCGTATGCCCATCGGAGCGCGTTAGTGGCGCGTGAACGGGAACTCGAGGCGCGGCGCAAGGATGCCGAGCGTCGAGCCGACTACCTGCGTTTCGTTGTGGGGGAAATTGACGGGGCGCGGCCAGTCGTTGGCGAAGATGAGGCGCTGGATGCGGACATTCGTCGCCTCAGCCACGCCGAAGAGTTGCGCACGACCGCTTCGCAGGCAGCGTCCGCGATCAGTGGCGATGAGCATGCGGCCCTCGGGCGACTCGGCACGGTGCGTCGCGCGCTCGCGGCGCTCGCGCGCATCGATCCGGAAACGGAACGATGGCAGGGTGTCTTTGATGGCGCGGTCTACTCGCTCGATGAGCTCTCACGGGAACTCGAGGGATACGCGGAGTCGATCGACGCCGATCCGGAACGCCTGCGTCGACTCGGCGCGCGTCGCGACGTGCTGAATGGCCTGCTCCGCAAGCACGGGCCCACACTGGCGGACGTGGTGTCCACGTGGCAGCGCGCGCGCGAAGAGCTCGACCTTGTTGATGGGGGGGCGCTCGATCTGCGCGCCATCGCCGAGTCGCGGGCCGCCGCTGACGGTGCGCTGGCGGAAGCCGCCGCCAACCTGTCTCGACGGCGCACAGCGGGTGCGACACAGCTTGGCGTGGCGGTGGCGTCGTTGCTCCCGGAACTCGGAATGCCCGATGGACGCTTTGAGTTGTCGCTGACCACGCTTGACGCGATTGGCGAATCCGGTGCGGAGTCGGTGGGGTTTCTCGCCGCCTTGAATGCCGGGAGTGACCTCCGTCCACTGCATCGCATCGCCTCCGGTGGCGAGCTCTCGCGGGTCATGCTGGCGCTCAGCACGGTACTCGCCCGCCTGCAGCGTGTGCCAACGCTCGTCTTCGATGAAGTCGACGCGGGCATCGGTGGGGCGATTGCCTGGCAGGTGGGCGCCTTGATGCGACGCGTGGCGGGGCATCATCAAGTGCTCGCCATCTCGCATCTCGCGCAGATCGCGGCGCGTGCGCACCACCACGTGGTGGTGCGCAAGGGCGCCGTCGGCACGGTCACCACGGCGGACACGTCGGTGGTGCACGACGAGTTTCGAGTCCTGGAAATTGCCCGCATGCTGGGAGGTGACGCCGATCGGGAAGTCAGTCGTGCACACGCCCGCGAGTTGCTCGAACGTGGCCGCGTCGACGAACCGTCGTTGCCCGCGGCCACCCGACGCACCGCCGCTCAGCGTCGCGGAAAGCCGGTATAG